In the Corynebacterium suedekumii genome, one interval contains:
- a CDS encoding O-acetyl-ADP-ribose deacetylase, whose translation MDLRIEPGDITTIHVDAVVNAANSRLLGGGGVDGAIQRRGGGEILAECRRLRETTLPEGLPAGQAVATTAGKLPARWVIHTVGPVHAKKEDRSDTLASCYRESLRVAHEIGARTVAFPAISAGIYGWSMDDAARIAVTTAASMADEVGGVVDEVVFVPFGDAATAAFEAALAEVNAGR comes from the coding sequence TGGACCTACGCATCGAACCCGGAGACATCACCACGATCCACGTGGACGCCGTGGTCAACGCCGCGAACTCCCGCCTGCTCGGGGGCGGCGGAGTGGACGGCGCGATCCAGCGCAGGGGAGGCGGGGAGATCCTCGCCGAGTGCCGCCGCCTGCGGGAGACCACGCTGCCGGAGGGGCTGCCCGCCGGTCAGGCGGTGGCCACCACGGCGGGGAAGCTGCCCGCGAGATGGGTCATCCACACCGTCGGCCCGGTCCACGCGAAGAAGGAGGACCGCTCGGACACCCTCGCGTCCTGCTACCGGGAATCCCTGCGGGTGGCGCACGAGATCGGCGCCCGCACGGTGGCCTTCCCGGCGATCTCCGCGGGAATTTACGGCTGGTCGATGGATGACGCGGCCCGCATCGCGGTGACCACAGCGGCATCCATGGCGGACGAGGTCGGCGGCGTCGTCGATGAGGTGGTGTTCGTCCCCTTCGGTGACGCCGCCACGGCCGCGTTCGAGGCGGCGCTGGCCGAGGTCAACGCCGGGCGGTAG
- a CDS encoding BCCT family transporter: MFDRLARSLRLRTDPPVYFLTVGIVLAFVVVTIFFGDWVSDVFGSASDWILSNLGWFYVLGVTVFLIFLIFVAFGRSGHVRLGGDDERPEYSTMAWFAMLFAAGIGTILMFWGVAEPISHFANPPMGDTDPGSTEAARQAIALTHYHFGLHTWTIFALPALCFAYFIYKRKMPPRVSSIFSPLLGARVYGPIGKTIDIVALIGTIFGVATSVGLGTLQINAGLAELFEVTVSPTVQVIIIVAVTTVACISVALGLDRGIKVLSNVNIYLAIGLLIIVILAGPTVLVLKGTIESIGIYLGALPELAFWNNTVPNSPDNETWQNTWTVFYWAWTITWSPFVGIFIARISRGRTIREFVVGVLGLPVAFSLIWFGAFGTSAFNIERTEGGLVQAVAVDGDIPGALFEFLSNYPGATFLSGLSIVIVVLFFTTSVDSAAMVTDMIASGKEPATAPTHQKVIWAVLMGAVAAVLLAATGEGGLSALQQTIIVVGLPFFIMGFIMMFSLGVALRNDLGARTPTITRQWEPAHTPEAWERNEEAPSPEPIGPVHHIPDEDGALVPVNPAVVAAALDEYVKQHSDDDAESAVRIVEETEPEEPTPRRTH, encoded by the coding sequence GTGTTCGACAGACTCGCGCGATCGCTGCGGCTGCGGACGGATCCGCCGGTGTACTTCCTCACCGTCGGAATCGTCCTGGCCTTCGTGGTGGTCACCATCTTCTTCGGCGACTGGGTCAGTGACGTGTTCGGCTCCGCGTCCGACTGGATCCTGTCCAACCTCGGCTGGTTCTACGTGCTCGGCGTCACGGTGTTCCTCATCTTCCTCATCTTCGTCGCCTTCGGCCGGTCGGGCCACGTCCGCCTCGGCGGTGATGACGAACGCCCCGAGTACTCCACGATGGCCTGGTTCGCCATGCTCTTCGCCGCCGGCATCGGCACCATCCTCATGTTCTGGGGCGTGGCCGAGCCGATCTCCCACTTCGCCAACCCGCCGATGGGGGACACCGATCCGGGGTCCACGGAGGCCGCCCGGCAGGCGATCGCCCTGACCCACTACCACTTCGGCCTGCACACGTGGACGATCTTCGCCCTGCCGGCGCTGTGCTTCGCCTACTTCATCTACAAGCGCAAGATGCCCCCGCGGGTGAGCTCGATCTTCTCGCCGCTGCTCGGTGCCCGCGTCTACGGCCCGATCGGCAAGACCATCGACATCGTGGCGCTCATCGGCACGATCTTCGGCGTCGCCACGTCCGTGGGCCTGGGCACGCTGCAGATCAACGCCGGCCTCGCCGAGCTTTTCGAAGTCACCGTGTCCCCCACGGTGCAGGTCATCATCATCGTCGCCGTGACCACCGTCGCCTGCATCTCCGTCGCCCTGGGCCTGGACCGCGGCATCAAGGTGCTGTCGAACGTCAACATCTACCTGGCCATCGGCCTGCTCATCATCGTCATCCTCGCCGGCCCCACCGTCCTCGTGCTCAAGGGCACCATCGAGTCGATCGGCATCTACCTGGGTGCCCTTCCGGAGCTGGCGTTCTGGAACAACACCGTCCCCAACTCGCCGGACAACGAGACGTGGCAAAACACCTGGACGGTCTTCTACTGGGCGTGGACGATCACGTGGTCGCCGTTCGTGGGCATCTTCATCGCGCGCATCAGCCGCGGCCGCACCATCCGTGAGTTCGTCGTCGGCGTCCTGGGTCTGCCGGTCGCGTTCTCCCTCATCTGGTTCGGCGCCTTCGGCACCTCCGCCTTCAACATCGAGCGCACCGAGGGCGGCCTGGTCCAGGCCGTCGCCGTCGACGGTGACATTCCGGGAGCCCTGTTCGAGTTCCTCTCCAACTACCCGGGGGCGACGTTCCTGTCCGGGCTGTCCATCGTCATCGTGGTGCTCTTCTTCACCACCTCGGTCGACTCTGCCGCGATGGTCACCGACATGATCGCCTCCGGCAAGGAGCCGGCCACCGCTCCGACCCACCAGAAGGTCATCTGGGCGGTGCTCATGGGCGCCGTCGCCGCGGTCCTGCTGGCCGCCACCGGCGAGGGTGGCCTCTCGGCCCTGCAGCAGACGATCATCGTCGTCGGCCTGCCGTTCTTCATCATGGGCTTCATCATGATGTTCAGCCTGGGTGTCGCTCTCCGCAACGACCTCGGTGCCAGAACCCCCACCATCACCCGCCAGTGGGAGCCCGCCCACACCCCGGAGGCGTGGGAACGCAACGAGGAGGCCCCGTCGCCCGAGCCGATCGGCCCGGTCCACCACATCCCCGACGAGGACGGCGCCCTCGTCCCGGTGAACCCGGCAGTGGTCGCCGCCGCTCTCGACGAGTACGTGAAGCAGCACTCCGACGATGATGCGGAGTCGGCGGTCCGGATCGTCGAGGAGACCGAACCGGAGGAACCTACCCCGCGACGTACTCACTGA